The window TTTTTATCCATAGGAATCGAATATATTAACGGATATCTTCAGTATTTCATATTCAgtatttggataaatattttctagcATGATcgttgaagaaaatatataaaaatttgacctTGGAACATAAGATAAAACCTGCCAGAATCTTCCTTAcgacctaatctaacctaacctaaccaaacgaTGAAGAGGACCAGTCGAAATGACAGCTGCGAACGTGCTAGTTGCTGTCCGTACAGTTTCTGATGACAACATAGCTTCCAACATATTTTTGGGGCATGTGAAAAGTATCTTCAAGGTATTCCCTAAAACATCCATGTTTGGAGATCATTTGGGTCAGATTGTAATTAACCATGGCTCCGATTAATCCAGATTAACCGCGGGACAAGTTGTTGAGTCCATTTTCCTTTGATCGATGTTATTTCTTCTCTCGTTTCACCTGAGCTCTATCAAGCTCAGTCTAATTGATCTTCTCTGTCAATAGAATGATCTTCTTTCTTAAGATAACACTCCGATGGGGAGCATTCCTGAAATAGCACATACCGCGACCCCCAGCACTGTGACCTCCTATGTTTGGACCTCCTAGGTTCGGAATAGGTCGAGTTAAGATGTTTCTTCAGAAGCTTTTACACCTACGGACTCTGTTTGCTGCTTGAAGTCGTCCAGCTAATGCTACAAGACACGCATCCTTCGACAAAATCAGTTTCAGTACATAAGAGAGGCCCTAGCATTGAACCTTGTGGTACCCTTCCAGTGATTTAGTATGTGACCGTGATTATTTATGAGACGATCTATATTATCGTGTCTATTATAACCGATGAAGTGGTTGAcctaaataaaatgttttatgtcGAAATAAATGTTGACAATATAAAACTGgaccttatttttttttttttgtaaactttttcGGTTATTTGTTTACGTCGTTTCTGAGAAATCGTAAACgttgaattatgaaataaaactacCTTCGTTTTTCGTTGTCTGAGAACGAAATAGGCGAACCTCAGTCATCGTTTAGATATACGAGGGGATGATTAATATTTCGAGTATTGTCTTTACATAACATTTAATGTAACGCcggtaattttttgtttttgtcgcCACACTATAGTGAAATTATACTGGGGAATAACTTTTTAACATCATagctttcaaaatttcttagaaaattcTAGAATTTCGATCTATTTAAAGCTGGTAGATCTATAATGCAGatctatttaaattttctacttgatttttaacatttcctCAATTCAAAAGGCCCTGACGATGACTTCCTGTTTTCTCCTACTTATCTTTCACGTATTTTCcacttattttttacatatttcaactTTTGGCCATTAAACATCCGGAAGCAAACGCACAAAACTGCAATTTTAGTTGTTATCAGTCTTTAACACCAATAATAGTGCAAGAGGCTtgattttggattattttggaaaacagtATTCTTGGTGCTAACGTTTGAACATTCATTCTCAGCTTCAAACGAAGAAGTTTTCAGGTGTTATTAGTTCTTGCCTGTCTTTTCGTTTACATTATAAtctttgtaaattatttttgtttctcaaaCCTCTATGAGCTGCTTCTTCTCCTGTATGtctttggaaaaatatttaattggaaaTCTACCAGCAAAAGAGattgtttttctctattttgGACCTTCTAAGTTCGATATAAGATTTTGCACTCACGAAATTTGCCTGCTTTTTGAAATTCATTCGGTCATCAAGTACCACTCCCAATTATTGGAATGACTGCCCCAACGTCTCCACTTTTTTCCAACTGGTAATCAGTACAGCCTCTATTTTAAACTTTAATTAAGCCATTTCGTCCGGGATTGAAACGAGGTTGCCCTCCAGAGACTTGGTATTCCTTGAGGACATTCTCTATGACTTATTTGAGGAtcctgaaatattttttggctTATTGTCTCACTTTGctttgtaattttgtaaaatgtagtcaaaaatattgtttatctCTTTGTGTGCTAGATTCTAGTATTTTTACCGAATCTGCAAATAGACTTGTTGATGATTAATCTTGAAACCACGATTACCGCATGCTTTAttgtccaaaaaataataatttgaacttCAATACATCACGTACCGTGTCCTGAAAACCCTACTCAAGCTATCTACCTcatgattatagaaaaatatttagaattaagtATTTACGTTGCttattttttgtgtaatgttgtttatctatacttttaaatgattcactgattAAATTCTAATGCGGATTTGGACAAATTGTAAACTTTTACTTGCTGATTTGTATATATAACGAATTTTTTCCATAACCCCGGTAAACGTATCTACatctagttttattattttgtattgagGTTAAACGCCGTCTTAAGAGACGCCGTGGCGTCGTTTTGGCGTCCATCTATGACGACGTTGATACGAGATATAAAATCCACTCGATAGACGACGCGACGCGTATACCATGAAACTTAATCAAATcagcaaaataaataattttatccactcaaattaatttatatattgattattcgattgtttttatataactgaaAGTATCTTTAAACAAACAACATGAGTTATAATAACTATAACTCACTATAATCAATTGGgaaacattatttatttgtgGGGATACGTTGGGGAACAGTCAAACGAAATAAATTGCGGTATATAGCAAATTGactcaaaatttgaattggactatcttgaaaaagtaaaaattataaaacgacgattattatgagaatttaTTTCGACGTTTCAGCGAAGAAAACAAGCAAAAACggctaaaaataaaatgttgtttAACAAACTTAGAAATTCGTTATTGCAAatgccaaaattaatgaattgaagtttgaattgctatttTATCCACCCTATACGCCAGATTTAGCtatctcggattattttctgttcctagatttattataaaaagagtatcgaactCATTAAACATCGCTGGGTATATGGAACTGAAGAAAACTTTAATTATAATGAAGCAGATGTTCGAAATGCTCGCCGCGAGCCTCTTGGCAACATCTGGTATAGAAATCTCTACTCAACATCTCAGACGTAACTCTGTACCAtctcttcttcttatgttcGAAATCCAATCCTTTAAAATCAAGGATTTCCATCTAACTGATacttttatatcaataaatgtttatcataCAAATTTTGTTACTGCAAACGGTATTTTTTGGTATGTATCCATTGCAACCAAGTAAAAACAGCCCATGGGATTTGTTTTCAGTATAATGTACTGATTGGTTTGTCTTATTGATCGATTAATTGATCGATTCATTTGGGGACGATTTTTATTGGGTAATAtatgaatcaattttaaaaccAATCGTATACAAAAAGtgatttctaaataattttttttttaaattgaatcgTTTACAATTCCCCGCCAATGATTGTCTCCCTACGGTGTCATCGACCACGAATGCGTAGCGGAATCCTTTCAACATTCCGGGGCTTCTATTCGCCCAAGCTTCGGCGCCAGATATCCTTGGCGTCCTTTTTAATGTCCAGACGCGTCCGAACTTATTTCGCGCATTTTGTTTACAAACTTTTCGGATTACACACACGCCGTCAAAATTTccgtgaaatttttttaaaaaatttttcgtagTGGGTTGTAAAATGTGGCCTTTAGTTCACGGATGCGTGGTCCTTTTCTTCGCAGTCAGGATCAATTCAGGTAAAATAACTGTATTCGTAAATGGCATTCGTTTAATTATATATTCCAATATAACATAAAAGTAGGTCattaaacatcattcaataagtcgtgtcactaaaaaaaaacatatttttttgccaTAAATCGATTCTATTCACCAATTTAATTTTCTTCGAGAGTAATAAAATCCTTCCAACGCTTCTTTAACTTCTCTATGACGTCCTtttagaaggatttgtcttttacCTCAAACTGGGCTTCAGATTCAGCAAttacttctttatttttggacagtAGTCACTAGAGGTCAAATccggactatacggtggattaGGAAGCAATtagaagtgtaattcgttcgaTTTAACCATCGTTTCCATCGAGATGTGAAtaggtgcattgtcttggttttttcttcgacatatgaggccgttttactttgatttttgatttaaaaccatccaacaactctatgtagtattcgctattcccttttggagataatcGAGCAATAATATTCaacgcatcccaaaatactgaagcttCCCAgttgactgttgtgcctttggacctGGTTCACCAACTGCAGTCCACTCAGGTGATATtggttttgattccggagtgaactGATtgatccattgtcacatatcgatgcaaaaaatctgatttgtGGCTAAACGCGGCTCTGAATCTTCAACACGTTGTCGGTTTTGATCAACTTTGACTAAACTATGCAcctactttgaaaaaagctttctcgtaGTCAAATTTTCATACATAATTATAAACCTATCGCCTTTTGATAGCGTCATGCCTTTAACAGCATCAAGCATTTTTattttacgattagatataatcaatttgaggagttttttgatgttttctggagtaaccaccttaattggacgaccagaacctTCACCATCATCTTTTCGCTGGAACAGAGTCCGGGTAACACTTTTGAAACCATTGCTGAGCtagtacagtatttttttaatttcatcaagaagaaatgataaattaacattcGAAATCGTTTTGAAAATCGCAAAattagcttcacttaaatggctgtcgtTTTTTTTCTGGCTTATCGAAGTGTCATGAAATATTACACATAGTACACTTTAATTGTTGGAGCCAGATGGTTCCAGTAGGCTTCCCTGTGGTACACCTGAGGATATAGGATGCAGCGTTTGGTCTAAGACTTTTACTGACTTACTAGAGAAAGAAAATAGTTACGTGGGAGGTTTTCTCTGATCTTTTATAGTAAACCGTTATGCTAGACCTTGTCAGAGGTCTGCGCTATGTCTAGCAGAACAGTGAACGTGCAGCATACTTGTTCTTTGTGATCTGAAGCCAAACAATCAGGTTAATTGCTTAGTCTTCAGAGTTGGTTCAAGTTTATCCGTATCGTATCCTGTAGattttcttttgagtttttctttAGATTTTGGTGAATTTTTGAATGAGTAACTCCAGTTGATATGTCGTTTCCAGGCACTGCTTCAGAGCGCAAGCATCGGGACTAACGCGTTGTGGTTACCAGGATTTTTGAAAGGTTTTACAAAGCTTACAAAGTCAAGTTTCTCTTAGTAAATACACGGTTTTTATTCTCTGTTTCCTACCTACATAGATGAAACTAGaactgataaatttttatttttgaaactatcaTCAGCAGCTAAAGTTCTTTCGTTAACAGATGTACTATAACTTGAGCACCCTTAGACGTTTTTTAGCCGCGTCTCATTGATGGAATTGGTCTGTTTTCAGTTCATTCCGTGAAATGTTATAGTTGTTTGGCGGAATATAATTACGAGGATTGCGCTAAACCGAAATTGGATCAGATATCACTCGTCAAATGCGACATGACGGCGTTAAAACAAACCAGAGATTACGCCAGACACATCGATCAATCGTACCACAAACTCTTCGAAGTGGATAGTATAGAAAGCGAACCTGGTAGAATAGGAATGGCCtgtttgaagatgatgaccaaaGGTTAGTATTTATCTTCTCAAATTTTTCTCCTAACCCCGCAGATCGATCATATATGTGTGATCCGTGGAGTCGTTCAAGATCCTGCTCATTTTTTAGTGGCGTTTTGCATCAAAGTATGAGTTCTGATATAATTTGTGACctgaattttcaaagtttaagaTCTGTATTTAGAAATGTCTTGAAGAATGTGCGTACCGAGTAAAATTCTAcggatatttcaaatattttcttaaaaacaaaggttaaaacaaagaaaaatagaacGCAGTTTTATCTACATAAAACTAAATACAACAAAGTTTCTGGAATGATTATTTCGAAGTCCAAATGTCGCCGGTTTCGATTTGCCCTACATTCCTTTCTGTATCTATTCACTAATCTTGTGACATTTTACGACAGCTATAAAAGAATGTTTGAGGACATTTTATAATGCAAATGAAGGTGAATGTATGTATAGGAAATACGAAATATATCAACTGACAATGTccttttatacaaatttatctAATTAACTGTTTTTGCTGCATTGCTGTATTTAACTCATCTTGAACtaattaacacgttgactgccggGTGTATAACTCCATTGATCTAAATAGTCTCAAAATTCTTAATCGTACCAGCTTTCGGTTACCTAAATTTGGATACTTCTTTAATAGTTTGTGGAATAGCCATGGCGTGGCGCTGTTATCTAAGGAGGGACGTGGGTAGGGTAGGGATGAAAAGTTTGACACAAAGCATCGGTCAATACGATATACAGTGTCACCTGTGCTCCAATTAagtcatttattataatttatttgaagttgattattttatttttcca of the Diorhabda carinulata isolate Delta chromosome 7, icDioCari1.1, whole genome shotgun sequence genome contains:
- the LOC130896261 gene encoding uncharacterized protein LOC130896261 gives rise to the protein MWPLVHGCVVLFFAVRINSVHSVKCYSCLAEYNYEDCAKPKLDQISLVKCDMTALKQTRDYARHIDQSYHKLFEVDSIESEPGRIGMACLKMMTKVGNKDYFLRGCQLAEQGNLDICNKIQEHNSGFVKTVYCSKCSSEGCNSSTRYGTNLISVLYSVFITTLTYKIIDFHI